Proteins encoded together in one Urocitellus parryii isolate mUroPar1 chromosome 3, mUroPar1.hap1, whole genome shotgun sequence window:
- the LOC144253988 gene encoding transcription elongation factor A protein-like 9: protein MKPCQKIEEKPDNENEPKLEEEPKPEEKPEEEDEPEEEENAEETFRERLIQSLQDFKEDIHNRHLSNEDMFREVDEVDEIRRVRNKLIVMRWKVNRNHPYPYLM, encoded by the coding sequence ATGAAACCCTgtcagaaaattgaagaaaaaccAGACAATGAGAATGAACCAAAGCTGGAGGAAGAGCCAAAGCCTGAGGAAAAGCCAGAGGAAGAGGATGAaccagaggaggaggaaaacGCAGAAGAAACTTTTAGAGAAAGGCTGATTCAATCTCTCCAGGAttttaaagaagatatacatAACAGGCATTTGAGCAATGAGGATATGTTTAGGGAAGTGGATGAAGTAGATGAGATAAGGAGAGTAAGAAACAAACTTATAGTGATGCGTTGGAAGGTCAATAGAAACCATCCTTACCCTTATTTGATGTAA